The genomic stretch ACCAAAGACCACGAATGGGTTAAAATCGACGGTGACATAGCAACTATCGGTATCACTGAGTTTGCCGCCAGTGAGTTAGGCGATATCGTCTATGTAGAAGTTGAGACTATTGGAGACACATTAGAGACAAACGAAGTTTTTGGATCTGTAGAAGCAGTAAAGACCGTTTCTGATTTATTTATGCCTGTATCCGGTGAGATTTTGGAAGTAAACCCTGAGTTAGAGGATTCTCCTGAGCTGGTGAACGAATCTCCTTACGAAAAGGGATGGATGATCAAAGTAAAGATCACAGGTGACCTTCCTTCAGAATTACTCTCTTCATCCGAGTACGTCGAACTTGTAGGTAAATAAGAAAAGCATTTTGAGACTAGGAATTGCTGTCGTCTGGCTTTTAATAATTTGCATTGCTATGCTTACCCCTGGAAACAACTTCCCGGACGCCAGCTTTAATTTTCAAGATAAGCTCATTCATTTCATCTGCTTTGGTATGCTGAGTTTTCTTTGGTGTGGAGTGGGCGTAAAACGGGCTGAAGTATCGGGACTAGAAGGCAGAGTACTGACCAACTATTTGATTTTCGGAATAGCCGCTGGAATAGTTTTAGAAAGCGCACAGTTATTTATCCCCTTCCGATCTTTTGATTATATGGACATGATAGTCAACGAAATAGGGGGGATAGCAGGTCTATTAGCATATTTTAAGATTCCCACTACCAAAATCGGCTTGGATTAGTGCCTATTAATTGTTACAATTGTTAGTCTGAAAAAGAAGAAAAAATTAACCTTTATAAACCAAACGTATCATGGAAGCAAAAAAGACTCCCAGCGCTGACTTAACCAAAAAGACAGGTATGTTCCTGAACCTTGGTTTGGCAGTAGCTGTTGGTGCTACCCTTGCTGCCTTCGAATGGAAGTCATTTGACGACGGTTCATTGAAAGACCTTGGTCAAGTAACTGATAACTTCGAAGAGTTGCTAGATATTCCAATCACAGAGCAGCCACCACCACCGCCACCGCCACCTATAGAGCAGCCTATCATTCAGGAGATTCCGGATGAGGTGGAGATCGAAGAAAAAATCGAAGTTAACTTCGATGTCGATGTGAAAGAAACTACCGTAATCAAAGAAGTAGTGATCGCTGAAGCACCTGTTGAGGAAAAAGTAGATCAGATCTTTGACGTGGTAGAAAATCAGCCTGAGCCTCCGGGGGGAATGTCAGCTTGGAATAAATACCTAAGTGACAACCTTAAATACCCTACCCAGGCTAGAAGAATGGGTACTGAAGGTACTGTGATCGTAGTTTTCGTAGTGAATACTGATGGTTCTATCCAAGATGTAGATGTCCTAAGAGGAATCGGCGGAGGATGTGATGAGGAAGCAGTAAGAGTAGTGAAAAATGCTCCTAACTGGACTCCAGGTAAGCAAAGAGGACGTCCGGTACGAACTCGTATGAGACTACCTATCAGATTCAAACTAAGCTAATCACAATATAAAACAAGTAAGAGACCCGATAGTTCGGGTCTTTTTTTTGTGCTAAATTTAACAACTTTTTAATTAGTTAAATAGTGTTAGCATATTAGTATCAGTGAGTTATGCTGTGTAAATTTTTAGAGAAGTTTTATTTCTCATCTCTAATCATACATACATGGAACCTAAAAAAAATACAAAATCAGATCTCAGAAAATGGTCTGGCGCATTATTTAACTTGGGACTAACCATTAGCTTGGCCTCGGTATTGGTGGCTTTCGAATGGAAAGCAAAAGATAAGTTGATCATGAAAGATATCGCAGGAATAGAGGATGACTGGGAGATACTGGACATCCCCATTACAATTCATACTCCACCTCCCCCACCACCGCCTGCCCCAATAGAGATTAACGAATTACCGGACAATATCGAGATTGATGAAATCAAAGATTTTACTATTGACCTCAATACCACAGAAGAAACCATCATACCTGAAATAGAAATCTCCTCTGCTCCTGTTATAGAAGACGTGGACAAAATAGTTGATTTTGCAGAAGTTCAGGCAATGTTCAAAGGAGGAATGGATGCCTGGTATGCCTATCTTAACAAAAACCTGGTATATCCTTCTCAGGCTAAAAGAGCCAACATAGAAGGCATGGTTGTAGTACGCTTTGTAGTAAATACAGATGGATCCATTCAGGACATAGAATTGGTCAGGACAATCGGTGGTGGATGTGATGAAATTGCCAAGAAAGTAATCGAAAACTCCCCCAATTGGAATCCAGGGAAAATGGGAGGCAAAGCAGTAAGGTCTCGAATGACTATGCCCATACGCTTCCGCTTAAATTAAAAAAAAGTGGCTGTCTCATAACTATGTAGCATTGTCAGGCCGAGCGACGTCGAAGCCCGCATACGCTAAGGGCTTGCTGAAAAAGTCTCAGGTATGCCAGCTTCCAGGCGGCCGAGTGAAGATGTATGCTTATACCTCGAATGAGGCCAACACAGAAGATGGCATGCCTGAGACTAGCTCGGAAATCTCAATTTTGAGATTTCCTGATGCATGGAAAAAGGCCTATTCTTCTCAAAAAGCTTGCACTTGCTTAAAATCCATAGGCATGAAAAACGGGTTAATCATTCAAAATGATAGCTTTTGATCTTTTACTGGCGTTTTTCAGCAGACCCTACTTATAGGACAGCCTCTTCTTTTTTATAATACATTTAAGGATTGCTCCTTTACTTTTTCCAGCTCGTCTTTCATCAGGATCACATGCTTTTGCATACCGGCGTCATTAGCCTTGGAACCAATGGTATTGATCTCCCTACCTATTTCCTGACTGATAAACCCAAGTTTTTTACCTTGGCTGCTATCTTCATTAAGACACTTTTCAAAATAATTCAAATGGGTACCTAACCGTACTATTTCTTCAGTGATATCGAGTTTTTCAAAGTAATAGATCAACTCCTGTTCAAAGCGGTTGGCATCAAAGGAATTTTCGTCCAGCCACTCATTAAAGTGGTTTCTTATTTTCTGCTTGATTCGCTCCTTACGGTTCCCCTCTTCTGCTTCAATTTGTTTTAACCCATTGGCGATCTCACGGATATTACCTTGAAGCTTCTCCTCAAGCGAATTCCCCTCGTCTTGTCTAAATGCATTGCATTTTGTCAGCGCCTCGATAAGTACTTTCTTTATTTGCTCCCAATCCTCCTGATCATCTCTTTGTTCTCCAGTCAGCTGTGTGATAACACCTGGAGACTGAACGGCTAATTTGAAAATATCCTGAGACTCATCCCCCACGGTATTTGCAAGTTCTTTGTACTTCTGGTAAAACAACCCAAATAACTCCTGGTTGATGCTTACTGGCATTTCACTACCACCTTTAGATTGAAAATCAATGGTAACACTGACTTTACCCCGATCCAAAATTGATTGGACAAGGGTTCGTATTTCCAGTTCTTTATCATTAAACTGTCTCGGGCTCCGGATAGATAGATCCAAAAATTTTGAATTGAGCGTACGTACTTCCACTTGGATCACCATGCGCTCATCCTCATATCCGGCATTACCGAAGCCGGTCATTGATTTAATCATAATAAGATATATAGAGTTAGAAATTGAAGCCCAAAGTTACATAGAACTTTAAGTCTTCCGCTTCATAATTCCGTATTGGTCTTGCCACATCAAACTTCACGTAATAATTAAGCAAAACTGTACGCAGACCAGCGCCATAACTCTGGAGCCAAGGATTATTGAAATTATTTAATGTAATGGTGAAGGGCGATCCCCCGGTATTAATCACTTCAGTATTTTGATCGTTTACGCGTTCCCATGGAGCGGAATCATTCCATGCGGACCCAACATCATAAAAACCGACAATCTGGAAATTTCGAATAAAATTTGAGGTAATATTGCCCCTGGTCAGATATGAAAAGACAGGCACTCTTAACTCGGCGGTGAAAGTCACCATATTTCTACCTCTGATTTCATCATAGTCATATCCCCTCAAATCGACAAAATCAGCAAATAAAATATTGGAATTCTCCACACCCGATGGGTTTCTGATCGGAGAAGATTCCGGTCTATTGATTGGGGGATTGTAAAATTCATTAAACAGCCAATTATCCATTCCGCCTAACATATAAGTCTGCGGGTTATTCCCCATAAACGACCCAGCGTACAACCTACCTGCCAGCACTATATTCTTATGAATGGCGTAATACTCCCTCAGATCAAGGAAAAAGTTTCCAAAAGACCGTTCATTATGTTTGAATGAATGATATTGTGTATATCCGACTTTAGCCTTAAACCCTGACTGGGAATACAACCCTAGAGGTTGGGTACGATCATAAACGAACTCAGCTTTACCCCCTACATAATTAACATCAAACCGGTTCTGATCCGGCACTTGTCCATATATCAATGAATCGGGATTCAAATTAAAATACTGTGTTTTGGCAACGAATGGAGTTAGAGACACTCTTGCATTGGCGTTGAGCGGATAAGAAAATCCTGCTTCCACCTTTGTCAACACGTATTTTTGGTAAGTGACATCCCCCTGCTCTATCCGGACAGTTCGCCGGTCAAACCTACCCTTAAAATCAACCCTGCTTTTCAAATACTCATATTCAAAGAAAATATCCCCACCGGACCTGAAGTCAAGCGTGGTCATGACTCCACCATGGAAGACATGATTATCCAGCAAATCAGTCATTTTTCCAGTAAGACCTATTCCAAATCCTCTCAACGGATCTACCACAAAACGGGTATTGATATTGTTGATGAAAAACTGTGGGTCCATCTGCCTCGGGCCTGTCACTCTTTTTTTCAAACTCTCCTTTCTGAATGCCTCCAGTAGATTGGTCTTGGACTCGGCGGCTGAAGCTGCCGGAGATTCAAGATTTGAAGGTAGGGTATCAAAGGAATAATTGTCAGTATTTATCCCTTTCCTATTTTCAAAACTTAACCGTTTAAGATCGATTGAGGAGGTTGGGTTTTTTGAAATTGTGTCAATAGGTATAAGTGACTGTTGATCAGTAATATCCGAATTCTCGATAGGTTCAGGTAGGTTTTCTTTTGCCTCCTTTTCTTCCATCAGCCGTCGGGCAGCAAGTCTCTCATTCAAGCTTTTCGCCTGCTCCAATTGTATCCTTGGAGTACTTGGAGTGAATTGGTCTGCATTCGAAAAACCCTCCACAACCAAGTAACTTTCTCTTCCATCCCGCACAGAATAAGCAATCCGATTCATTCTGGAATTGACGTCATATGCTTCCACACTTTTATTATAGGCAGAGATCTGATTAGAGACCTGATTGCCTATACTCATCCGCATCAGATTATTGATCCCACTGAGATCACTTAAGTACACGATCGAGTTACTATTCACCCTTCTAGGCAGGATATTCTTACTATTTGAGTTGGTCAGCTGTTTTGTGATCACCGTATCGGTCACCTGTACCATGTAGAGGTTATAGTAGTCTGGCAAGGAATTCAGTTGAAGATTCTTACCCATGAGGGAATCAGGAAGATCCGTCTGGTTAGAGCTGTAAATAATCGTAGAATCATTTAAAAACATCGGCGTTAACTGATCAAAGGAATCATTTGTCAACCTTCTTCCCGCGCCACTGGCATTCAGCGTATAGATATCAGATTTGCCGTTTGAAATCGCCGACAGCACCATATTTTTCCCGGTGCTATTAAAGTCCAAGCTTAGAATCTGGGTGATATTCCTGAGGAAAATTTTATCCTGATTAGATCCATCAAGAGACCGAAGCCTCAGTGTAGTAAATCCTCTCTTGAACGATGCGATGGCAATATTGGCAGAATCCCTCCATGCAATTATAGGAGATTTGAAATTAGCTTCCTGATCCTGTAAAGAAGTCCCCCCGGCAAATATTGTCTGCTCCCGACCTGTGCTTACTTCCCTCACCTGCACCCTGTATTTCCCTCCGTTATTGATCACATAGGCTAGATTCAATCCATCAGGGCTGAATTTAACATCATTAATTGCTCCAATGAATTTTGGGGAAGTATGGGCTACTGCCGCACTTTTGTTTGGTTCCTGAAAAGTGGAAGACACTTGTTTGTTTATATTCAGATAATATTTCTTCCAGTCTTCTATAAAGGTTTTAAAATTCAGGCCGACAGTATTTGCAATACTGTTTTCTTCATTTCTATTGATGCGGGACAGGTTGAGCACACTGGACACATACCTTCTTCCATATCTTTCTGCAATGTAATTCCAGACAGATTGCCCTACTAGGGCAGCTTCTCTTTCTTTCAACTTGAAGATTTTGGGAGTTTCATCTTCTTGGAAATAGTGTCGCACATAGTCATCCATTTCCCTACTCCATCCTTTGGCTAAGTACAAGGCTATCCCATCCACATACCATTCAGGGAAGCTGTTCGTAAGGTTGGACTGAAACGCATCTGATACGGAAGACCCATACAGCATTTCCTCAATTATGACCTTCGCAGTGCCATAGATCAAATCTTCTTTGAATAAATCTACTTCCCCTTTATAGGAAATTTCTGCCAGAAGCCTATTGAAGTTGGTCTGTCCTTGTTCATTGTACTCTTCTTTGTTCAGGTTTACGTTGCTCTGCAGCAGTTCTTCGGGAGAATTATAGATGTAGATTTTAGGCTTGGTATAAGCCACATAGCCAATCATCTGGGTAAGTCGGTTAAACTCCTCTTCCAAAAAATCGATGGCCATCTTTGCGTTAGCTCCGCCTCGGTCATAATAATAAACCTCAAAATTATTTGAGGAATAGAAATACCATTCAAATTGCTTGTGTTGAATTCTGTTTTTCCCAAAACGCTCTTGATCAAACTGAGCGAGGGCGAAAAATGAATTTAACCATAACCCAGTAACAACTAAAATTCGGAAAAGATGATATCGCATTCGATTTTCTGAAAGATGTCTTTAAATATAATTAAAATACCGAGCTATGTCCACTTCCTTGTCAATAGCCTTTTCATTTAAAAGGTGCCCTAGCATCTGTCCACTAAAATAAGGAATTAGTGAGACACCTTTAGCCCCAAAACCATTGAATATGTAAACGCCTTCTTCGGTAGGATGTTTCCCTATAAATGGCTTTCTATCTCTTGTCGCTGGTCTTATACCCGTTTTATGGTTAATAATTTCATCAACCGGTAACTGAACCAAATCCGTAAGCCTTGCTAAAATCTCTTTTTTAGCCTCTTCTGTAGGCCCCATATCCAAATCATGTTTGGTATACGTAGAACCTACTCTATGCACTGACTCTTTTAAATGTATTCTGAATACTCCCCTATTCACAACGTAATCTGGCGTAAATCCCTGCCTCACTTCCAATATTTCCCCCTTCACCGGAGCAAAAGGCAAAAAACCGAAAAACCTGGAATCCATAGCCCCTAATCCATTACAATAGATAACTGACTTGGCCTTCAAGTGTTTGTAGTACCAGTGCTCTGATTCCCGGTAAAGCAAATGCTCATCATATCGCTCCAAAATCAATTCTTCATAAAAATACGATATCATCGCATCAAGTAGATTATTGATATGTAGCCATCCTGAGTTGCGTAACATAACACCCCCATAAGGATCCTTGAGAAACTCAGACTGGCTTTCACTATATATTCTCTCCAAATACGCTTCAAATCCAGGATCAGCACTATGTCCCATCCATTCGTTTAATTCCTCTATAGTGAGAAATGGGCGATAGATTGCCTTTTCAGTAAGAAACTTACTATCAGTAAGCCTCTCCAATTCCCTGTAAAACGGTTTAATTTCTGGAAAAAGCAAATCTGCCTTCCAGGTTTTGACCATCTTCCTACCAGTCACTGGATTGAAAAGTCCTGCAGCTACTCTACTTGAGTTATTCGCTTCTGGCTGATCAATAATCCTAATACTTTTACCCGCCTGCTTCAGACGATAAGCTATCGCAGTTCCGGCGAGACCTCGACCAATTAGCAAAAAATCGATTTCCATAGCCCAAAATAAAGGTTTAATTCTTTATTTTGTCACATTACACCATTACATTTCACATGCTATACATTAAGTCTTTTACATTCAACCCATTTCAGGAAAACACCTACGTGCTTTATGATGAAAAAGGCGAAGCTGCACTGATAGATCCCGGATGTTTTGATCTGGCTGAACGCAAGGAGCTATTGGATTTTGTCAGTGATAAGAAAATCCGGATTACCCAACTGCTCAACACCCATTGCCACATAGACCATGTACTAGGAAACGCCTGGGCAAAAAAAACATTTGGAGTACCACTTCTGATTCATAAAGAGGAAGAGGCTGTGCTGAGAGCAGTGGAAGTATATGCGCCCAATTACGGATTCTCCGGATATGAAACGAGCGAAGCAGAAGGCTTTCTGACAGAAGGGCAAGAAATTAAGATAGGAGACGAGGTGCTGAAAATCATATTTGTACCAGGGCATGCCCCAGGCCATGTGGTTTTTTACCATAAAGAATCCCAGCAATGCATAGCTGGAGACACATTATTCCGAGGCAGCATTGGACGCACAGACTTACCGGGAGGCAATCATGATTTACTTCTTAGCAAGATCAAATCGGAGCTTTTTACGTTACCAGAAGAGACCGTATTATACCCCGGGCATGGCCCAGAAACAACCGTAGCTTTTGAGAAACTCCATAACCCATTTGTGGGTAAAAACGCAAGACTTTGAAAATCAAATCCCATATCCCAAATACCATCACACTACTCAACTTACTTTCCGGGGTGATTGGTATCATATGGGTCATCAATGGAAATATCCTGTCAGGAGCTTACTTTATTATTTTGGCAGCCATTTTCGACTTTTTCGATGGGTTCGCAGCTAGGATACTGAAGGTACAAAGTGAGATAGGCAAACAGCTGGACTCTTTGGCAGATCTGATTTCGTTTGGAGTACTTCCAGGGATGATTCTTTTTCAAATGGCCAAGGCGAACAATGGAGCAGAATGGCTTCCCTACCTCACCCTGATAGTCCCCCTCCTATCTGCCGTGCGACTGGCAAAGTTCAATCTAGACACCCGCCAAAGTGATAGATTCATTGGCTTACCCACTCCGGCAAACGCACTATTTATCAGTACCTTGCCTTATTTCGCCATTAAATGGTCGTCCACAGGGGAATGGCTAACTTCTACTATATTTCTAATAGGAATAGCATGGATTTTCTCAATTTTATTAGTGGTCGAGTTACCACTCATCGCATTGAAATTCAAATCTTATTCACTTGCAGCGAACAAGTTTAGATATGTTCTTTTGGCAATTGGCCTTGCCCTTCTATTAACTTACGGACTGGCGGGAATCCCACTTGTGATAATTGCGTATGTTGGTTTATCAGTAATTGAAAACAGAATCATTACAGAATGAGGTCCTCGGCCACAATTTTGTTATTTTTACTCTTCAATCTTATCCTGATTGCCTCCGCATCTGGCCAAAATTCACTCTTCAAGTTTAAAGTCCCCAATGAAGGAGTCCATAAAATAAGCCTCAAACAGGCGCAAGACCTTGGAGCTGCCTCACTGAGTGAATTGGCTGTATATGGAAACCCGGGTATGCTGGCTCAAATGCTAGACAGTACCAATCTGGAATTGCAGGAAATTCCAGGGCTTGAGAAAAACGATTTTTTATATTTTTACCTCCCTCCATCCGATTCATATTATTACTCTGGAAATCAATTAAAATTCACCCCTAACCAATTCACTGATTCGCTGAGTTTTTTAATAGGTACCAAACCAAATCCAAAACGGGTGCAAACTGTAACTGCGCAGCCAGGACCTGAATCCCCCGCAATACTATATGAATGGAAATGGCTCAAAGAAGAAGAGAACAATATTTTGAATTCGGGTCGGACATGGTATTCTAGAGCAGTAGCTCCAGGAGTGACCAGAGGCTACGCTTTTCCACTATCTACCAATACAAATGCAGCATGGAAAGTAGTCGCTGCGGTTATGGGCAGATCCGTTTCCGAATCTATTATTAACCTGGCTGTAGATGACCTTGCGATTTCTGAAAGTCTAATCCAAAGTGTCCCTGCTAATACCTATGGAATTAAAGGCTTTGAAAGCTATGTAGAGAAAGAATTTTCACCTGCATCCCAAAAAATTGACAGGCTAAGAATTAATTTTCAGTCTGCAGATGCAAATGCCAGAGGATATTTTCAGTTTATAGGAATAGGAACACCCCATCGTAGCACCTCCTTGAATAAAGGTGTATTTACAATAGCTCAAGCTGTACCACTCTCTCTCTCCACCTTGCCTGGATTATCCATCTGGGAAGTCAATGATGTGTTCAAGCCAATAGCACTTGATTTGACTTTTGGCTCTAACACAAACGGGCAAAAATTCATTGTCTTCAATGAGGCAGAAACCATAGAAATACCTGAATTTGAAACCGTAGATCTATCCTTAAGAACAACATCTTCTTGGCCAGAGTTATTGATAATCGCTCCTGAATCACTAAAATCATCAGCTGAAAGACTCAGCACTCATAAATTTGGGATGGGTATCTATACGGAGGTCGCTTACTTAAATGACATCTACGATGCTTTTGGGTATGGTAATCCTGATTTGACAGCTATCCGGAATTTCCTGGCTTGGCACTACCACAGAGGAGGCAACCTGAAAAATGTCTTGATCTTGGGAAAAGGAACTTATGACTATAAAGGCAAATTAGGTGGTCGGCCAAACCTCATCCCTGTTTACACCAGCAGAAATAGTTTAAACCCATTAACGACTTTCAGCTCGGACGATTATTTTTCTTTGCTCGACTATGGACAAGGTGAATGGGAAGAAAACCGTGAGGGCGTTGAATTGTTACAAATCGGAGTGGGCAGATTACCTGTGATTACTCCTGAAGAAGCTCGAATTGTGGTGGATAAAATCATCAAGTACGAAATAAATCCTGCCCCTGGTGACTGGAAAAAAACGGTGACTTTTTTTGCTGATGACGGAGACAACAACATTCATGTTAGGGATTCTGAGTCCCTCTCATCCTTTTTAACCAATAACTATAAAGAGTATAAACAAGAGAAGCTGTACCTGGATAGGTTCATGCAGCAGAGAACTGGAGATAGGCAGTCTTCCCCACAAGCCAAAACCGCCTTGGAGGAGACTCTTGAACGTGGCACCTTATTGCTTAACTACGTAGGACATGGCAACGAGACCACACTCACAGCTGAAGAAGTTTTCCTTTCTTCAGATATAGCCAACTGGGCAGACCAGGATCATTTAGCACTCTGGTTTACAGCCACCTGCGAATTTGGCAGGCACGATAGCCCGCTGATCCGGTCTGCCGCCGAGGAACTTTTGACAGCTCCTAACAAAGGAGCTATAGGACTTCTAACCACTGGCAGGCCGGTTTTTAGCAGTGTTAATTTTTCGCTGAATGAAGCTTTTATTATGGAAGTGTTCAAACCGGAAAATGGGCAGTACCAAGACCTGGGCAGTATTTTCAGAAACACCAAAAACCAAAGCCAAAACGGGGCACTCAACCGAAATTTCAGTCTGCTGGCGGATCCCAGTATGAGGCTTGCTTCTACAAAATTCAACATCAATATCACCTCCCTCCAAGATCCAGGGAGCCAGAGGTCATTGGATACACTATCAGCTCTACAGGAGGTGATATACGAAGCAGAGGTGATTAACCCAACTTCAGGCAGAGTCGCTACGGGTTTCAATGGAACGTACACCATAGAATTGCGTGACAAGGCATCCATGAGTAAAACTTTGGGAGATGAAAGTAGTGCCATCGAGTTTTTAGAGGAAAAAATCATCCTTTTCAAAGGTACAGGCAAGATAATATCCGGCATGATCAAGGGCAAAATGATCATTCCGAAAAATATAAATCTCGATTTTGGTGAAGGACGAATACGGATTATTGGTGAAAATCAAGAAAATGGACTGGAAGCTCACGGGATGAAGGTATCTACCCTAGGCGGCACTTCCGGCAATGTTCCTGACGATACAAAAGGCCCGGATATTTCTGCGGAGTTTGGAGGAAAAGCCACTGCTCCTTTTAAGTTTCCTGCAACCACTGTAAGAATGGATGTGTCTTTCTCTGATTCCAGCGGGATAAACATCTCGGGAATTCTGCCCGCAGAAAACTTAACTGTACAGGTAAACGGGAATGACCCCATAGTCATAAATGATTTTTTTAAATCAGAAAACAATACATTTACAATCGGAAAAGTGATGTTTGAACTAAAACAATTAAAAGAAGGTAGGAATTTGGTAACTATCAAGGCTTGGGATATATTAGGAAACGGAAGTGAGTACAGCCAAGAAATATGGGTAGAAGGAAGCCGTCGCCTTCAAATATTAAATCATAAGACGTACCCCAATCCTACACAAATTGTAAGTCATTTTGAGTTAGAACACAATAAGGCTGGGGAAAATCTGAAACTGACGCTTGCCGTTTACCAAACAGACGGAAAGATACTATTTTCGGAAAGCAGGCGTTTAGTGAAAGCTAATGCCCGTATTGGGGATTTGTCATGGTTTTTTTTGCAAAATCAAACCAAATATCCAGCAAAAGGAACTTATATTTACAAAATAACGCTTCAGTCAGAGCTTGATAATTCTACTGATACGGTGAGCGGACTAATCGTGATTCAATGAAAAAAATAGCCACTATAAATAGGAAAAACATACTCATTGCAGTTTTTACCCTGGCTACTTTAACTGTACAAGCTCAGAACAGCATAATTGTATCCGGTCAGGATCCTGACCGCAGAGTGATCACTACTGCCGTACCCTTTTTGAATTTTGCCCCAGACTCACGGCACTCTGGCATGGGAGATGTAGGAGTAGCCCTTTCTCCAGACGCCAATTCAGCTCATTGGAATGCTGGACAGCTTGCCTTTGTAGATGATCAGATGGGGTTTTCACTATCCTATTCACCTTGGCTTGGAAAGCTTGTCAATGACATGTCTTTGAGTTACCTAACCGGATTTTTTAGGATTGATGAAGTTTCTGCCTTTGGATTTGACTTGAGGTATTTCAATATGGGGGATATTCAGCTTACAGATGGAAGAGGAAATCCATTGGGTGAATTCAACCCACGGGATATTGCTATCGGCGGAACCTATTCCAGAAAACTTTCAACATATCTTGGACTGGGGATCTCCGCAAGGTTTATCTATTCCAATCTTTCAGGAAATATCTCCTCCGTAGGAGGCAGTGAAGCAAAGCCTGGTATCAGTGTAGGAACCGATGTGGGGCTTTTCTATTCAAAACCTGTATTTGCCGGAGCAAAAGACGCAAACTTCTCCTGGGGAGTTAGTATTTCCAACATTGGGCCCAAAATAACCTATAATTCCGCAGATGATCTGGATTACATCCCGACCAATTTAAAAGTAGGCACAGCCTACTCTATTGATTTGGATCCTGTAAACACCCTTACGTTTGCACTGGATCTCAACAAGCTATTGGTACCAACGCCACCAATTTATAAAACGAATGAAGATGGCACCTTGGAGACTGACGAGAATGGCAACCTTATTATTGAGCCTGGTAACGGAAAAGACCCAAACCGCCCATTAATATCCGGCATGTTCGGCTCCTTTGCTGATGCTCCGGGCGGATTTTCGGAGGAAATGCAAGAGATAA from Algoriphagus sp. NG3 encodes the following:
- a CDS encoding FAD-binding oxidoreductase; translation: MEIDFLLIGRGLAGTAIAYRLKQAGKSIRIIDQPEANNSSRVAAGLFNPVTGRKMVKTWKADLLFPEIKPFYRELERLTDSKFLTEKAIYRPFLTIEELNEWMGHSADPGFEAYLERIYSESQSEFLKDPYGGVMLRNSGWLHINNLLDAMISYFYEELILERYDEHLLYRESEHWYYKHLKAKSVIYCNGLGAMDSRFFGFLPFAPVKGEILEVRQGFTPDYVVNRGVFRIHLKESVHRVGSTYTKHDLDMGPTEEAKKEILARLTDLVQLPVDEIINHKTGIRPATRDRKPFIGKHPTEEGVYIFNGFGAKGVSLIPYFSGQMLGHLLNEKAIDKEVDIARYFNYI
- a CDS encoding MBL fold metallo-hydrolase — protein: MLYIKSFTFNPFQENTYVLYDEKGEAALIDPGCFDLAERKELLDFVSDKKIRITQLLNTHCHIDHVLGNAWAKKTFGVPLLIHKEEEAVLRAVEVYAPNYGFSGYETSEAEGFLTEGQEIKIGDEVLKIIFVPGHAPGHVVFYHKESQQCIAGDTLFRGSIGRTDLPGGNHDLLLSKIKSELFTLPEETVLYPGHGPETTVAFEKLHNPFVGKNARL
- the pssA gene encoding CDP-diacylglycerol--serine O-phosphatidyltransferase, yielding MKIKSHIPNTITLLNLLSGVIGIIWVINGNILSGAYFIILAAIFDFFDGFAARILKVQSEIGKQLDSLADLISFGVLPGMILFQMAKANNGAEWLPYLTLIVPLLSAVRLAKFNLDTRQSDRFIGLPTPANALFISTLPYFAIKWSSTGEWLTSTIFLIGIAWIFSILLVVELPLIALKFKSYSLAANKFRYVLLAIGLALLLTYGLAGIPLVIIAYVGLSVIENRIITE
- the porU gene encoding type IX secretion system sortase PorU: MRSSATILLFLLFNLILIASASGQNSLFKFKVPNEGVHKISLKQAQDLGAASLSELAVYGNPGMLAQMLDSTNLELQEIPGLEKNDFLYFYLPPSDSYYYSGNQLKFTPNQFTDSLSFLIGTKPNPKRVQTVTAQPGPESPAILYEWKWLKEEENNILNSGRTWYSRAVAPGVTRGYAFPLSTNTNAAWKVVAAVMGRSVSESIINLAVDDLAISESLIQSVPANTYGIKGFESYVEKEFSPASQKIDRLRINFQSADANARGYFQFIGIGTPHRSTSLNKGVFTIAQAVPLSLSTLPGLSIWEVNDVFKPIALDLTFGSNTNGQKFIVFNEAETIEIPEFETVDLSLRTTSSWPELLIIAPESLKSSAERLSTHKFGMGIYTEVAYLNDIYDAFGYGNPDLTAIRNFLAWHYHRGGNLKNVLILGKGTYDYKGKLGGRPNLIPVYTSRNSLNPLTTFSSDDYFSLLDYGQGEWEENREGVELLQIGVGRLPVITPEEARIVVDKIIKYEINPAPGDWKKTVTFFADDGDNNIHVRDSESLSSFLTNNYKEYKQEKLYLDRFMQQRTGDRQSSPQAKTALEETLERGTLLLNYVGHGNETTLTAEEVFLSSDIANWADQDHLALWFTATCEFGRHDSPLIRSAAEELLTAPNKGAIGLLTTGRPVFSSVNFSLNEAFIMEVFKPENGQYQDLGSIFRNTKNQSQNGALNRNFSLLADPSMRLASTKFNINITSLQDPGSQRSLDTLSALQEVIYEAEVINPTSGRVATGFNGTYTIELRDKASMSKTLGDESSAIEFLEEKIILFKGTGKIISGMIKGKMIIPKNINLDFGEGRIRIIGENQENGLEAHGMKVSTLGGTSGNVPDDTKGPDISAEFGGKATAPFKFPATTVRMDVSFSDSSGINISGILPAENLTVQVNGNDPIVINDFFKSENNTFTIGKVMFELKQLKEGRNLVTIKAWDILGNGSEYSQEIWVEGSRRLQILNHKTYPNPTQIVSHFELEHNKAGENLKLTLAVYQTDGKILFSESRRLVKANARIGDLSWFFLQNQTKYPAKGTYIYKITLQSELDNSTDTVSGLIVIQ
- the porV gene encoding type IX secretion system outer membrane channel protein PorV, with amino-acid sequence MKKIATINRKNILIAVFTLATLTVQAQNSIIVSGQDPDRRVITTAVPFLNFAPDSRHSGMGDVGVALSPDANSAHWNAGQLAFVDDQMGFSLSYSPWLGKLVNDMSLSYLTGFFRIDEVSAFGFDLRYFNMGDIQLTDGRGNPLGEFNPRDIAIGGTYSRKLSTYLGLGISARFIYSNLSGNISSVGGSEAKPGISVGTDVGLFYSKPVFAGAKDANFSWGVSISNIGPKITYNSADDLDYIPTNLKVGTAYSIDLDPVNTLTFALDLNKLLVPTPPIYKTNEDGTLETDENGNLIIEPGNGKDPNRPLISGMFGSFADAPGGFSEEMQEIMVSFGVEYTYNDILALRTGYFYENKNKGGRKYFTMGVGFNHKRLGFDFSYLVPQKQNHPLAETLRFTLMYNIPNE